A window of Tautonia plasticadhaerens contains these coding sequences:
- a CDS encoding 5-oxoprolinase subunit C family protein, with product MRSAVDVAVDDGEAIGALTVLRAGVGGRVQDLGRPGHRHRGVPEGGAFDLPSHALANAMVGNGPEAASLELTLFGGSFRAEVPLAVALAGAPMPATRRGTDGSPRRFSPPIAFGMRAGDVLELGGAASGVRTYLAVRGGWRSPVVLGSRSEERPIRPGDVLPAVPGWSPVRWPGPDVIDPVDDEAPIRVVDGPDAGLLDDRRWHRHAFEVLPESDRMGLRLDGPEVGVSALADRLSVPVSPGAVQVSGGRPIVLGVACGTMGGYPYVAHVVSVDLRRLAQARPGRPIRFRPISLEHARRLDRADRLRRSRSRLRVASLSRDVPGGLPGPGSGNSALPGRGGSVS from the coding sequence GTGAGGTCGGCGGTCGATGTCGCCGTCGATGACGGGGAGGCCATCGGGGCGTTGACCGTCCTCCGGGCCGGCGTGGGGGGGAGGGTCCAGGACCTCGGACGCCCCGGGCACCGACACCGAGGGGTGCCCGAGGGAGGGGCCTTCGACCTGCCGAGCCACGCGCTGGCGAACGCGATGGTCGGCAACGGTCCCGAGGCGGCGAGCCTCGAACTGACCCTCTTCGGCGGTTCCTTCCGGGCCGAGGTCCCCCTGGCGGTGGCCCTGGCCGGGGCGCCGATGCCGGCGACCCGGAGGGGGACCGATGGTTCCCCCCGCCGGTTCTCGCCCCCGATCGCCTTCGGGATGCGGGCCGGGGACGTGCTGGAACTCGGCGGGGCGGCCTCGGGGGTCCGGACCTACCTGGCGGTCCGGGGAGGTTGGCGGTCGCCGGTCGTGCTCGGGAGCCGATCCGAGGAGCGTCCGATCCGCCCGGGGGACGTCTTGCCCGCCGTCCCGGGATGGTCTCCGGTGCGGTGGCCCGGGCCGGACGTGATCGACCCGGTCGACGACGAGGCGCCGATCCGGGTCGTCGACGGGCCCGATGCCGGGCTGCTGGACGACCGCCGATGGCACCGTCACGCTTTCGAGGTCCTGCCGGAGAGCGACCGGATGGGGCTCCGACTGGACGGTCCGGAGGTGGGCGTGTCGGCCCTTGCCGATCGGTTGTCGGTCCCCGTCTCCCCCGGGGCGGTGCAGGTGTCAGGCGGCAGGCCGATCGTCCTCGGCGTGGCCTGCGGCACGATGGGGGGATACCCGTATGTGGCCCACGTCGTCTCGGTCGACCTCCGCCGGCTGGCCCAGGCGAGGCCGGGCAGGCCGATCCGGTTCCGGCCGATCTCCCTGGAGCACGCGAGGCGGCTGGATCGGGCCGATCGGCTTCGGAGGAGTCGGAGCCGGCTCCGGGTCGCGAGCCTGTCGAGGGACGTCCCGGGAGGGCTGCCGGGGCCCGGCAGCGGGAATTCGGCCTTGCCGGGGCGGGGGGGATCGGTAAGCTGA
- a CDS encoding 5-oxoprolinase subunit PxpA yields the protein MIVPSSHRALAIDLNADLGEGFPDDEALLDRVSSAVICCGAHAGGREVSLRTIEAARGRGVAIGAHPGFPDREGFGRRERAATREEVREVVREQLDRFEAWAAEAGAVVRFVKPHGALYNQAQRDPTIADGVIAALIGRNLPILGLPGGVLEEKARASGLRFVPEGFADRRTRDDGSLVPRSEPGAVIEDPAEVVAQVLALVDRGRVETICLHGDDPRAVALADRIRSALSGAGVVVRSFEE from the coding sequence GTGATCGTCCCTTCCTCGCACCGAGCCCTCGCGATCGACCTGAACGCCGACCTGGGCGAAGGCTTCCCCGACGACGAGGCGCTGCTCGATCGGGTCAGCTCGGCGGTGATCTGCTGCGGGGCCCACGCGGGAGGGCGCGAGGTCAGCCTCCGGACCATCGAGGCGGCCCGGGGCAGGGGGGTGGCGATCGGGGCCCACCCGGGATTCCCGGATCGGGAGGGATTCGGGCGTCGGGAGCGGGCGGCGACCCGGGAGGAGGTGCGGGAGGTCGTCCGGGAGCAGCTCGACCGCTTCGAGGCCTGGGCGGCGGAGGCCGGGGCGGTGGTCCGGTTCGTCAAGCCGCACGGGGCGCTCTACAACCAGGCCCAGCGGGATCCGACCATCGCCGACGGGGTGATCGCGGCGCTGATCGGCCGAAACCTGCCGATCCTCGGGCTGCCCGGCGGCGTGCTGGAGGAGAAAGCCCGCGCCTCGGGGCTCCGGTTCGTGCCCGAAGGGTTCGCGGACCGTCGGACCCGGGACGACGGCTCGCTCGTGCCCCGATCGGAGCCCGGGGCGGTGATCGAGGATCCGGCGGAGGTGGTGGCACAGGTCCTGGCCCTGGTCGATCGGGGCCGGGTCGAGACGATCTGCCTGCACGGGGATGACCCCAGGGCGGTGGCCCTGGCCGACCGGATCCGCTCGGCCCTGTCCGGGGCGGGGGTGGTGGTGCGGAGCTTCGAGGAGTGA
- a CDS encoding rhomboid family intramembrane serine protease — translation MIFPLGTDAPIYHRPIGTIGLIVLNVAAFFASLEYFGQEDWERYQLAVGQGVRPLQWISHGFLHADVFHLAGNMIFLWSFGLIVEGKVGLLAFLGIYLGLEVLAGAAIQATLLGADPDYALGASGVIYGLMGMVLIWAPRNELSVFYLLFVGFRILTGVKEVAIYLFAIFYIGWEFASLFFTGLTLSSALGHATGAIWGLLLGTVLVRSNLVDCEDWDLFSLRRKRRLARKSGTGSTRRDWTPKAGKRRDPAPTGRIERAGTEPEGSTPVPVGRGGGGSGLPSEARIADARRRVAHMLDQQMATAALQAHLKAVDLLPGYRLEEAEHLRLIRVLLEQGLEAEAVGPMREFIARHPSRAHRVRLRLAQFLIDRQERPLAASRILEPIPAGALPENLEALRSRLLRRAEELKAEGVLEVEGDD, via the coding sequence ATGATCTTCCCGCTCGGGACCGACGCCCCGATCTACCACCGACCGATCGGCACGATCGGCCTGATCGTGCTGAACGTGGCCGCCTTCTTCGCCTCGCTGGAGTACTTCGGGCAGGAGGACTGGGAGCGCTACCAGCTCGCCGTCGGCCAGGGGGTCCGGCCGCTCCAGTGGATCTCGCACGGCTTCCTGCACGCCGACGTCTTCCACCTGGCCGGGAACATGATCTTCCTCTGGTCCTTCGGGCTGATCGTCGAGGGGAAGGTGGGGCTGCTCGCCTTCCTGGGGATCTACCTCGGCCTGGAGGTGCTCGCCGGGGCCGCGATCCAGGCGACCCTGCTGGGGGCCGACCCGGATTACGCCCTGGGGGCCTCGGGGGTGATCTACGGGCTGATGGGGATGGTCCTGATCTGGGCGCCGAGGAACGAGCTGTCGGTCTTCTACCTGCTCTTCGTCGGCTTCCGGATCCTCACGGGCGTGAAGGAGGTGGCCATCTACCTCTTCGCGATCTTCTACATCGGCTGGGAGTTCGCCTCGCTCTTCTTCACCGGGCTGACGCTCTCCTCGGCCCTCGGTCATGCGACGGGGGCGATCTGGGGCCTGCTGCTGGGGACGGTCCTGGTGCGGTCGAACCTCGTCGACTGCGAGGACTGGGACCTGTTCTCGCTCCGTCGCAAGCGGCGGCTGGCCCGGAAGTCGGGGACCGGTTCGACTCGACGAGACTGGACCCCGAAGGCGGGGAAGCGACGAGATCCGGCCCCGACGGGACGGATCGAGCGGGCCGGGACCGAGCCCGAGGGCTCGACGCCGGTCCCGGTCGGGCGAGGAGGGGGCGGGTCGGGGCTCCCGTCGGAGGCGCGGATCGCCGACGCCCGGCGCCGGGTGGCTCACATGCTCGACCAGCAGATGGCGACGGCCGCCCTGCAGGCCCACCTGAAGGCGGTCGACCTCCTGCCGGGCTACCGGCTGGAGGAGGCGGAGCACCTCCGGCTGATCCGGGTCCTGCTGGAGCAGGGGCTCGAGGCCGAGGCCGTCGGCCCGATGCGCGAGTTCATCGCCCGTCATCCCTCCCGGGCCCATCGCGTCCGGCTCCGGCTGGCCCAGTTCCTGATCGATCGCCAGGAACGTCCCCTCGCCGCGTCGAGGATCCTGGAGCCGATCCCCGCCGGAGCCCTTCCCGAGAACCTGGAGGCCCTCCGGTCGCGACTGCTCCGACGCGCCGAGGAGTTGAAGGCCGAAGGAGTCCTGGAAGTCGAGGGGGATGATTGA
- a CDS encoding 5-oxoprolinase subunit B family protein — protein MGDRAWLARFETTRDAAAWAEAVRERRWPGVADVVAAYRSAAVFAARDADDLDAIEANLMAEPVPGGRSAVGRSVRVPVLYDGEDLAEVADRVGLTVEEVIRTHAGTGYTVRAIGFLPGFPYLGELPGPLSGLPRRAHPRARVPAGSVAIAGQQTGIYPGESPGGWHLIGRTPVVLADPARGYFAMGVGDRVRFEPIGPGRFEALRGLLLDDEAVGAVGT, from the coding sequence ATGGGGGACCGGGCGTGGCTGGCCCGGTTCGAGACGACCCGGGACGCCGCGGCCTGGGCCGAGGCGGTGCGGGAACGCCGGTGGCCGGGCGTGGCGGACGTGGTCGCCGCATATCGCTCGGCGGCGGTCTTCGCGGCCCGGGACGCGGACGACCTGGACGCGATCGAGGCGAATCTCATGGCCGAGCCGGTCCCGGGCGGGCGATCGGCCGTCGGCCGGTCGGTCCGGGTGCCGGTGCTCTACGACGGCGAGGATCTGGCCGAGGTGGCCGATCGAGTCGGCCTGACGGTGGAGGAGGTCATCCGGACTCATGCCGGGACCGGGTACACGGTCCGGGCGATCGGCTTCCTGCCGGGCTTCCCCTACCTGGGGGAACTCCCCGGGCCGCTCTCCGGCCTGCCGAGGAGGGCCCACCCTCGGGCCAGGGTCCCGGCCGGGTCGGTGGCGATTGCGGGGCAACAGACGGGGATCTACCCGGGGGAATCGCCGGGGGGCTGGCACCTGATCGGGAGGACGCCGGTGGTCCTGGCGGATCCGGCCCGGGGCTATTTCGCGATGGGGGTCGGGGACCGGGTCCGCTTCGAGCCGATCGGCCCCGGCCGGTTCGAGGCCTTGCGGGGCCTCCTGCTCGACGACGAGGCGGTGGGCGCCGTCGGGACGTGA
- a CDS encoding carboxymuconolactone decarboxylase family protein translates to MQEPDPSVHDHLSRADLDGAPFPEAERALLRFVETITRHAYRVTDEQVESLRQVGWADEQLAECVYIAALFAFFNRVADAFGLADPNYFASPPPRGGEPSGE, encoded by the coding sequence TTGCAGGAACCCGACCCCTCCGTCCACGACCACCTCTCCCGGGCCGACCTCGACGGCGCCCCGTTCCCCGAGGCCGAGCGTGCCCTCCTTCGGTTCGTCGAGACGATCACCAGGCATGCCTACCGGGTCACCGACGAGCAGGTGGAGTCGCTCCGGCAGGTCGGCTGGGCCGACGAGCAGCTCGCCGAGTGCGTCTACATCGCGGCGTTGTTCGCGTTCTTCAACCGGGTGGCCGACGCCTTCGGCCTGGCCGACCCGAACTACTTCGCCTCCCCCCCGCCGAGGGGCGGCGAGCCCTCGGGCGAGTGA
- a CDS encoding carboxymuconolactone decarboxylase family protein, whose product MMARIRWIPEDEAGGEIADAYSAWKAANPGRPKIPGILKCFSLRPDFFRDVVGFSERLQFSEGHLTRRQKEMIATYVSALNQCPY is encoded by the coding sequence ATGATGGCTCGGATCCGGTGGATCCCCGAGGACGAGGCCGGCGGGGAGATCGCCGACGCCTACTCGGCCTGGAAGGCGGCCAACCCGGGACGGCCCAAGATCCCGGGCATCCTGAAGTGTTTCAGCCTGAGGCCCGACTTCTTCCGGGACGTGGTGGGATTCTCCGAGCGTCTGCAGTTCTCCGAGGGACACCTGACGAGGCGGCAGAAGGAGATGATCGCCACCTACGTCTCGGCCCTGAACCAGTGCCCCTACTGA
- a CDS encoding enoyl-ACP reductase FabI encodes MGLFSGKKGLILGVANDYSIAWAITQKLVDEGAELGFTHLPGEKMERRVRRVVDPIGPKLLVPCDVQKDEDIAAAFSAAKETFGTLDFVLHSIAFAPLEDLKRPFVKASREGFKLAMDISVYSLVAVSRYASELMPEGGSIVTLTYYGGEKVVPGYNMMGVCKAALDASVKYLAYDLGPKNIRVNGVSAGPVKTLAASAVGDSDKLAGLYEAISPMKRNITREEVGSTGMFLLSDHASGITGEILHVDCGYNVMGSPGQALEAALQAKG; translated from the coding sequence ATGGGGCTGTTCTCGGGCAAGAAGGGGCTGATCCTGGGAGTCGCCAACGACTACAGCATCGCCTGGGCGATCACGCAGAAGCTCGTCGACGAGGGGGCGGAACTGGGCTTCACCCACCTCCCCGGCGAGAAGATGGAACGCCGGGTCCGCCGGGTCGTCGACCCGATCGGCCCGAAGCTGCTCGTGCCCTGCGACGTGCAGAAGGACGAGGACATCGCCGCCGCCTTCTCCGCCGCGAAGGAGACCTTCGGCACGCTCGACTTCGTCCTGCACTCGATCGCCTTCGCCCCGCTGGAGGACCTCAAGCGCCCCTTCGTCAAGGCCAGCCGGGAGGGCTTCAAGCTGGCGATGGACATCAGCGTCTACTCGCTCGTCGCCGTCTCCCGATACGCCTCCGAGCTGATGCCCGAGGGCGGCTCGATCGTCACCCTCACCTACTACGGCGGCGAGAAGGTGGTGCCGGGCTACAACATGATGGGCGTCTGCAAGGCCGCGCTCGACGCCTCGGTCAAGTACCTCGCCTACGACCTCGGGCCGAAGAACATCCGGGTCAACGGCGTCTCCGCCGGGCCGGTGAAGACGCTGGCCGCCTCGGCCGTGGGGGACTCCGACAAGCTCGCCGGCCTCTACGAGGCCATCTCCCCCATGAAGCGGAACATCACCCGGGAGGAGGTCGGCTCCACCGGCATGTTCCTCCTCTCCGACCACGCCTCCGGCATCACCGGGGAGATCCTGCACGTCGACTGCGGCTACAATGTCATGGGTTCTCCCGGACAGGCGCTGGAGGCGGCGCTCCAGGCCAAGGGTTGA
- a CDS encoding (deoxy)nucleoside triphosphate pyrophosphohydrolase, with amino-acid sequence MRGPTEATRVGIGLVRRDGRYLIRRRPPIPGSPMPGLWEFPGGKCEPGEPPELAARRECLEETGLVVEISRKRRLITHRYPHGLVELHYFDARPADPSSEPAPDSGFLWVPAGTLPGLTFPEANAPILAELAGSVPSP; translated from the coding sequence ATGCGAGGACCGACCGAGGCGACCCGGGTGGGCATCGGCCTGGTCCGCCGGGACGGCCGCTACCTGATCCGACGCCGCCCCCCGATCCCCGGCTCGCCGATGCCCGGACTCTGGGAGTTCCCCGGCGGCAAGTGCGAGCCCGGTGAGCCCCCGGAGCTCGCCGCCCGCCGGGAATGCCTGGAGGAGACCGGCCTGGTCGTCGAAATCAGCCGCAAGCGACGGCTGATCACGCACCGATATCCCCACGGGCTGGTCGAGCTGCACTACTTCGACGCGCGGCCGGCCGACCCGAGTTCCGAGCCCGCCCCCGACTCGGGGTTCCTCTGGGTCCCGGCCGGGACGCTGCCCGGCCTGACCTTCCCCGAGGCCAATGCCCCCATCCTGGCCGAGCTGGCCGGGTCGGTCCCGTCGCCGTGA
- a CDS encoding ATP-dependent Clp protease proteolytic subunit: protein MTGSSTTSSATSRRTSRRRASRRSDRESSGGGRRSAGLGTDPPPRPHPAALRILPSPPTAPRRPPTHSPKEPQTMPLIPIVIERSGREERAMDIYSRLLQDRIIILGTAIDDTVANLVVAQMLVLAHQDDKADIHLYINSPGGSVTAGMAIYDTMQYVPCDVATYCMGQAASMGSLLLASGAAGKRNALPHGRIMIHQPLAGMEGTATDIEIHAQEFFRMKRQLNEIYQRHTGQTLEKLEQDTDRDRFMSADEAKEYGLVDNVMDREMPIPPRNPEAI, encoded by the coding sequence ATTACGGGATCGTCGACCACGTCGTCGGCCACATCCCGACGGACGAGTCGAAGAAGGGCGAGCCGTCGAAGTGATCGGGAGTCGTCGGGAGGCGGTCGGCGGTCGGCAGGACTGGGCACCGATCCGCCTCCCCGGCCGCACCCCGCCGCCCTCCGCATCCTCCCTTCGCCGCCGACTGCCCCCCGCCGACCGCCGACTCATTCGCCCAAGGAGCCTCAGACGATGCCCCTGATCCCGATCGTGATCGAGCGTTCCGGCCGCGAAGAGCGGGCGATGGACATCTACTCCCGCCTGCTGCAGGACCGGATCATCATCCTCGGCACCGCCATCGACGACACCGTGGCGAACCTCGTCGTGGCGCAGATGCTGGTGCTCGCGCACCAGGACGACAAGGCCGACATCCACCTCTACATCAACAGCCCCGGCGGCAGCGTGACCGCGGGCATGGCGATCTACGACACCATGCAGTACGTCCCCTGCGACGTGGCGACCTACTGCATGGGGCAGGCCGCCAGCATGGGATCCCTGCTGCTGGCCTCGGGCGCCGCGGGCAAGCGGAACGCCCTGCCGCACGGCCGGATCATGATCCACCAGCCGCTGGCCGGGATGGAAGGCACGGCCACCGACATCGAGATCCACGCCCAGGAGTTCTTCCGCATGAAGCGGCAGCTCAACGAGATCTACCAGAGGCACACCGGCCAGACGCTGGAGAAGCTGGAGCAGGACACCGACCGCGACCGCTTCATGTCGGCCGACGAGGCCAAGGAGTACGGCCTGGTCGACAACGTGATGGACCGGGAGATGCCCATCCCTCCCCGGAACCCCGAGGCGATCTGA
- a CDS encoding ClpP family protease encodes MTFDRAPFDADPLSPVLQRNRNYNSQRQMTLSDLLLENRIVFLEGPINDGIANITVMKFLYLQYENRSQGISFYINSPGGSVTATMAIYDTMQFIDCSVATYCIGMAASGAAVLLAGGTKGKRYALPHSKVMIHQPYGQVGGQISDIEIQAREIIDTKREINEILAKHTGQPFEQVARDTERDRYLKALEARDYGIVDHVVGHIPTDESKKGEPSK; translated from the coding sequence ATGACCTTCGACCGCGCGCCCTTCGACGCCGACCCCCTCTCGCCGGTCCTGCAACGCAACCGCAACTACAACAGCCAGCGCCAGATGACGCTGAGCGACCTGCTGCTGGAGAACCGGATCGTCTTCCTCGAGGGGCCGATCAACGACGGCATCGCCAACATCACGGTGATGAAGTTCCTCTACCTGCAGTACGAGAACCGCTCGCAGGGCATCAGCTTCTACATCAACAGCCCCGGCGGCAGCGTGACGGCCACGATGGCCATCTACGACACGATGCAGTTCATCGACTGCTCGGTGGCCACCTATTGCATCGGCATGGCCGCCTCGGGCGCCGCGGTGCTGCTGGCCGGCGGGACCAAGGGGAAGCGCTACGCCCTGCCGCACTCCAAGGTGATGATCCACCAGCCCTACGGGCAGGTCGGCGGCCAGATCTCCGACATCGAGATCCAGGCCCGGGAGATCATCGACACCAAGCGGGAGATCAACGAGATCCTCGCCAAGCACACCGGCCAGCCCTTCGAGCAGGTCGCCCGGGACACCGAGCGGGACCGCTACCTCAAGGCCCTGGAGGCCCGGGATTACGGGATCGTCGACCACGTCGTCGGCCACATCCCGACGGACGAGTCGAAGAAGGGCGAGCCGTCGAAGTGA
- the tig gene encoding trigger factor: MSTGENERDEPQTEAATAEGEAIQEGDAKKRLNLDVQITDAGPCKKHVKIVVPRSDIDEQFEESIGTFRKEALVPGFRPGKAPRELVQRRFRKEVAGQVKSALLMACMEQLDEEHKLNPITQPEFDFEAMELPEDGPMEIELDVEVQPDFETPEYKNLVVKRPVRKIADADVEGQYRAFLERYAQIVPKLEGGAEPGDYVVADLSFSHDGKTLNEVKEVQFRLQPQLRFQDGVIPALAESLTGAKPGESRTAKAQIGTSSPDPNLRGKEVDVSIQVHDLKAVRLPEADPAFFEGIGFDDEQDLKQALRSVLERRVEFQARQAVRRQIVDQLIERVPFDLPADLVKRQEISTLRRLVNEMREAGYSDSELRAREAEVRANAHEVTQRNLKEFFLLAKIAEGEDIKVEDEDLSDEIEMIAYRGDETPRRVRARLEKEGQMDNLATQILERKAIDRILEYITVELEEVSTPEDEPAADTLDETASGAVAEETEPASGGSSEEE; the protein is encoded by the coding sequence ATGAGCACCGGGGAGAACGAGCGCGACGAGCCCCAGACCGAGGCCGCCACGGCCGAGGGGGAGGCCATCCAGGAGGGGGACGCCAAGAAGCGTCTGAACCTGGACGTGCAGATCACCGACGCCGGCCCGTGCAAGAAGCACGTCAAGATCGTCGTGCCGCGATCGGACATCGACGAGCAGTTCGAGGAGTCGATCGGCACCTTCCGCAAGGAAGCCCTGGTGCCCGGCTTCCGGCCCGGGAAGGCCCCCAGGGAGCTGGTCCAGCGCCGCTTCCGCAAGGAGGTCGCCGGCCAGGTCAAGTCGGCCCTGCTGATGGCCTGCATGGAGCAGCTCGACGAGGAGCACAAGCTCAACCCGATCACCCAGCCGGAATTCGACTTCGAGGCGATGGAGCTGCCCGAAGACGGGCCGATGGAGATCGAGCTCGACGTCGAGGTCCAGCCCGACTTCGAGACGCCCGAGTACAAGAACCTCGTCGTCAAGCGGCCGGTCCGGAAGATCGCCGACGCCGACGTGGAGGGCCAGTATCGGGCCTTCCTCGAGCGGTACGCCCAGATCGTGCCGAAGCTCGAGGGCGGGGCCGAGCCGGGCGACTACGTCGTGGCGGATCTCTCCTTCTCGCACGACGGCAAGACGCTCAACGAGGTCAAGGAGGTGCAGTTCCGCCTCCAGCCCCAGCTCCGCTTCCAGGACGGGGTGATCCCCGCGCTGGCCGAGTCGCTGACCGGGGCCAAGCCGGGGGAGTCGAGGACGGCCAAGGCGCAGATCGGCACCTCGTCCCCGGACCCCAACCTCCGGGGCAAGGAGGTCGACGTCTCGATCCAGGTCCACGACCTGAAGGCCGTCCGCCTGCCCGAGGCCGACCCCGCGTTCTTCGAAGGGATCGGCTTCGACGACGAGCAAGATCTGAAGCAGGCGTTGCGATCGGTCCTGGAGCGCCGGGTCGAATTCCAGGCCCGCCAGGCGGTCCGCCGCCAGATCGTCGACCAGTTGATCGAGCGGGTGCCGTTCGACCTGCCGGCCGACCTGGTCAAGCGACAGGAGATCTCGACCCTCCGCCGCCTCGTCAACGAGATGCGGGAGGCCGGCTATTCGGACTCCGAGCTGCGGGCCCGGGAGGCCGAGGTCCGGGCCAACGCCCACGAGGTCACCCAGCGGAACCTCAAGGAGTTCTTCCTGCTGGCCAAGATCGCCGAGGGCGAGGACATCAAGGTCGAGGACGAGGACCTGTCCGACGAGATCGAGATGATCGCCTATCGGGGCGACGAGACGCCCCGACGCGTCCGGGCCCGCCTGGAGAAGGAGGGCCAGATGGACAACCTGGCCACCCAGATCCTCGAGCGCAAGGCGATCGACCGGATCCTGGAGTACATCACCGTCGAGCTGGAAGAAGTCTCGACGCCGGAGGACGAGCCGGCGGCCGACACGCTCGACGAGACGGCCTCGGGGGCAGTGGCCGAGGAGACCGAGCCCGCCTCGGGGGGGTCGTCCGAGGAGGAGTGA
- a CDS encoding FHA domain-containing protein — protein MDYQLVVQHGRSAAKTIRLADGVTTVGRQDGCELTVRSSQVSRKHCQLFEKKGLLLVKDLGSANGTFVNGKRIEEQRVLEAGDELLVGPIKFRVEKATAAAAPAAAAGVSSGSDPGAKAGPGDTAIPESVDPPIPLDEDDVLSFVTGDDDTAPPPAKVAPAAKPAKAPAAKPAKAPEPEPAQASSPPAKAAAPPAKPKAKPSPEPEPAPESGEADEAIAEFLMGIEVDDDDRR, from the coding sequence ATGGATTACCAGCTTGTCGTCCAGCACGGTCGCAGCGCCGCCAAGACCATCCGACTGGCCGACGGGGTCACCACCGTCGGCCGCCAGGACGGCTGCGAGTTGACGGTCCGCTCCTCCCAGGTCAGCCGCAAGCACTGCCAGCTCTTCGAGAAGAAGGGGCTGCTGCTGGTCAAGGACCTGGGCAGCGCCAACGGCACCTTCGTCAACGGCAAGCGGATCGAGGAGCAACGCGTCCTGGAGGCCGGGGACGAGTTGCTCGTCGGGCCGATCAAGTTCCGGGTCGAGAAGGCGACGGCGGCCGCCGCCCCGGCCGCCGCTGCCGGGGTCTCCTCCGGCTCCGACCCCGGCGCCAAGGCCGGACCCGGCGACACGGCCATCCCCGAGTCGGTCGATCCCCCGATCCCGCTCGATGAGGACGACGTGCTCTCCTTCGTCACCGGCGACGACGACACGGCCCCTCCCCCCGCCAAGGTCGCCCCCGCCGCCAAGCCCGCCAAGGCCCCCGCCGCCAAGCCCGCCAAGGCCCCGGAGCCCGAACCCGCCCAGGCATCGAGTCCCCCGGCCAAGGCGGCCGCCCCCCCGGCCAAGCCCAAGGCCAAGCCCTCCCCCGAGCCCGAACCCGCACCGGAGAGCGGCGAGGCCGACGAGGCCATCGCCGAATTCCTCATGGGGATCGAGGTCGATGACGACGACCGACGTTGA
- a CDS encoding LexA family transcriptional regulator, which translates to MARCKSSPEVVRTKCELAHRLKEIRTEQYGERGGPELARRLNLPIRTWYNYETGVTVPSEVLLRFIELTEVEPLWLLHGQGSKFRRVRPMPGADAPPAPPGSVPDLLRRALSMLEQGDGLDDPGGVIFPPASGPDPDADQVVVRVEDPDAEAGRPGDLDFVTMPLKREWLAGIRHFRCIRVRGDAMVPILADGAVVGVSEQSEEPEALNGALVAARVGGRTVVRWFQLAGQVALLRAEDPSFEPDVVPVAPEDPADAVEFRRILWSSTPHASAHSPAQLS; encoded by the coding sequence ATGGCGCGCTGCAAGAGTTCCCCGGAGGTCGTCCGCACCAAGTGCGAGCTGGCCCACCGGCTCAAGGAAATCCGGACCGAACAGTACGGCGAGCGGGGCGGGCCGGAACTGGCCCGGCGGCTGAACCTGCCGATCCGGACCTGGTACAACTACGAGACGGGGGTGACCGTACCCTCCGAGGTGCTCCTGCGGTTCATCGAACTGACCGAGGTCGAGCCCCTCTGGCTGCTGCACGGCCAGGGCTCGAAGTTCCGACGGGTCAGGCCGATGCCCGGGGCAGACGCCCCCCCGGCCCCCCCCGGGTCGGTCCCCGACCTGCTGCGCCGGGCCCTGTCGATGCTGGAGCAGGGGGACGGGCTCGACGACCCCGGCGGGGTGATCTTCCCCCCCGCGTCCGGCCCGGATCCGGACGCCGATCAGGTCGTCGTCCGGGTCGAGGATCCCGACGCCGAGGCGGGGAGGCCGGGCGACCTCGACTTCGTCACCATGCCCCTGAAGCGGGAGTGGCTCGCCGGCATCCGGCACTTCCGGTGCATCCGGGTCCGGGGAGACGCCATGGTCCCCATCCTGGCCGACGGCGCCGTGGTCGGCGTCTCCGAGCAGTCGGAGGAGCCCGAGGCGCTCAACGGGGCCCTCGTGGCCGCCCGGGTCGGCGGCCGGACGGTCGTCCGATGGTTCCAGCTCGCCGGTCAGGTGGCCCTGCTCCGGGCCGAGGACCCGAGCTTCGAGCCGGACGTCGTGCCGGTCGCCCCCGAGGATCCGGCCGACGCCGTCGAGTTCCGCCGGATCCTCTGGTCGAGCACCCCGCACGCCTCCGCCCACTCCCCGGCGCAGCTCTCTTGA
- a CDS encoding carbon storage regulator — MLVLSRKLEQRIVLGDGIRITVVAIEGGRVRLGIEAPPQVAVVRAEIAGEGGGPSRPDRRGPAGPRRT, encoded by the coding sequence ATGCTGGTGTTGAGCCGCAAGCTGGAGCAGCGCATCGTGCTGGGCGACGGCATCCGGATCACCGTGGTCGCCATCGAGGGCGGCCGGGTCCGGCTCGGGATCGAGGCCCCTCCCCAGGTCGCCGTCGTCCGGGCGGAGATCGCCGGGGAGGGCGGGGGGCCGAGTCGTCCCGATCGGCGAGGCCCGGCCGGGCCTCGCCGGACCTGA